AAGTTAAAACCCTCCTATTTAAGTGATAAAAGCAAATGGACGGAAGAAGATTGGCTGAAAAAGCATGAGGAGATGGAGTTTGACCCTTCGGTAGATCCTGCTTTTGCAGCGGTCATGAAGACCAAGAAGCCTCTATATATTCTGGATGTGGAAAAAGACAGCCGGGTAAACCAAGACGTTTGCGAAATGTTTGGCATTAAACGAATGCTGTTCCTGCCTTTTGTCACGATGGGGGAAATGCTCGGGGCGATGGTGCTCGTGAATTTCGATACATCAGATCCAGTCTTCAACGAATCCCATATTCATCTGGCCCAATCAATTGCGGAAGCGACCTCTTCGCTCCTGTCCAATTTATTGTTTATGGAGAAACAGGAAATGATCATTCACGAGAGGACTTCAGAAATCCGTGTGAAAAACGACGAATTGCAAAAGGCGATCAGTCAGTTGGAGAATTTGGGACGTCAAAATGAACTTGTCTTGAGTTCCGTAGAAGACGGGATTTTTGGCCTTGATCTGGAGGGGAAAATCACTTTTTGCAATCGTGCGGCAGAAGCAGCATTAGGTTATGCAAAAGGTGAACTAATCGGACAATGCTATAGCGTCATATTAAATAAAGAGAATGTGTTGTCGACGGCATCGTTGTCATTGAAACAGGATCTGAAGTTCCGAAAAAAGAACGGCGTCGATTTTTCGGTAGAGTATGTGGTATCTGCTGTAAAAGAAGACGGCAAGATGATCGGGGAAGTCGTTACCTTCCGCGACATTACGAAAAGAAAGCAATTGGAGAAGGAAATTACCCATCTCGCCTATTACGATCATTTAACGGATTTGCCGAACCGGGTGTTATTGGATTATTTTTTGAACCAGGAAATCGAAAAAGCGAAATTGACTGGACAGCAGTTAGCGGTGCTGTACCTGGATTTGGATCGGTTTAAAATCATCAACGATAGCCTCGGCCATAGCTATGGGGATATTTTATTGAAGAAAGTCGCTGACCGCATCAGCCAATATATGCCGGATCATGCGTTTGTCTCGAGACAAGGCGGGGATGAATTCACTGTCGTGCTGCCAGGATTCGACAGCCTGGCAGAGTTGATGGATTTGGTAGATTGCTTAGTGGATTCATTTACAGATCCCTTCGTTTTGAAAGGAAATGAAGTTCATATTAAAGCGAGCATCGGCATCAGCGCGTTCCCTGAAGACGGAGAAACGGCAGAAGTACTGATCAAAAATGCGGATGCTGCGATGTATAAATCCAAAGAAAAATCAGGTACGTTTTATCATTTCTTTAGAAGCGACATGAACACGCGCAACCTGGAAAGCATCTTTTTGGAAAATGCCTTGTATAAAGCCTTGGAAAACAACGAGTTGCTCTTGCATTTCCAGCCGCAAATCGACTGCCGCACCGAGCGCATGATTGGCGCCGAGGCATTGATCCGTTGGAATCATCCAACGAAAGGCATGATTTCCCCGGTGGAGTTCATCCCGACCGCAGAAGCTACAGGATTAATCGTTCCTATCGGCAAATGGGTGTTGGAATGTGCGTGTGCTCAATTAAAAAAATGGCATGACGAAGGCCGAACAGAGCTTTCGGTGTCGGTCAATTTGTCCGGCCGACAATTTGAAGAAGATGATTTGGTTTCCATGATTGAATTGGTACTGAAGCAAACAGGGATAAATCCAGAATCTCTGCACATCGAATTGACCGAGAACCAGATTTTCCGGAATACCCATATGACGCTCGATAAAATGAGGGAACTCAAGATGCTGGGCATTAAAATCGCCTTGGATGATTTCGGCACGGGGTATTCATCACTCGGGTATTTGAAAAACTTTCCAATCGACACCTTGAAAATAGACAGATCCTTTATGGTCGATATTTTAACCGACAAAAACAATGCGGCCATTACGAGCACAATCATCACGCTCGCGCAAAACTTGGGCTTGGATGTTATTGCAGAAGGAGTGGAGACAAAAGCGCAATTGGCGTTTTTGTCAGCTAAAGACTGCTTTTACATTCAAGGGTATTATTACAGCAAACCTTTAGGGGTTGAAGAGTTGGCTGCATATATCGACCGTGCTGCGCCTATTTCAAGCAGCGATTCCAGGCATTTGTAAACCATCTCGAATAGACCATGTCTCCATTCAGCGCTCCGCCAGTCCAAACTGGCGGAGCTTTTTTGTGCAACGAAATCCGGAGCTTCAAAATTGACGGGCCGCTGCAATCGGAGTAGCTTTAAGTCAATACAATAGATAGTTCCATTTGGAACGATTAAAAAAGGCGGGGCACGATATGAAAGAGGAAAACGAAATAACGACTTATATGCAATTGATGCTGTCTTTTGCCGAAGTGCAAAAAAACATGCTGCGGATCATCCAACAGTCGGCGGCAGAAAAAGAACTGTCCATTCCTCAATACTCGATTGTGATGACGCTCTTCCGCTGCAGCAACATAACGCAAAAATCGATAGGGGACCAGACTTTCCTGCCGAAAAGCACATTGAGCCAGGCAGTGGACGGCTTGGCCAAGGAAGGCTATGTCATTCGGAAGTCGATGGAAAAAGACCGCCGCGAGATGTGCCTCGAACTAAGCAATTCAGGACTTGCGCTAGCTGAGAAGCTTCATCTGCAAGAAAACGGCTTGCATCAATTGTTCAAGACAGCGAGCAGCCAGTTTACCGAGTATCAAATCAAGGAACTGATTGCAGCGCATAGAAACATTTCAGCCAGTTTGACTAAGACGAAACGACAGGGGGCAACGACATGCTCAAAATCCTAAAAAACCTGAGTCCGTATAAATGGGTGGTTGTCGGTGTCATTGCTTTGGTGTTTGGCCAGTCGATGGCAGAACTGTTTTTGCCGACTTTGATGGCTGACATCATCGACAATGGGGTAGTGCAAGGAAATATTCCTTATATTTGGAGAATCGGCGGCTGGATGCTATTGGTTTCTGCAGTCGGTGCCGCAGCAGCCATTTTCGCCAGTTATTATTCGGCTAAAGCAGCGATGGGACTCGGGCGGGATTTGCGCCAGAAAGTCTTTAAGCATGTCGGACAGTTCTCGCTTCAAGAGTTTGATGAAGTGGGGACTGCCTCGCTCATTACCCGGACGACAAATGACATTACACAAGTCCAGCAAGTCGTCATCATGATGCTGCGCATGGTCATCAGTGCGCCTATCATGTTGGTGGGGGGCTTAATCCTGGCGATTTCAAAAGATGCGCAGCTATCCTTAGTCATCATCGGCGCGATGCCAGTCTTAGCGGTATCGATTTTGTTAATCCTGAAATATGGCATGCCGCTGTTCCAGCAGGTGCAGAAACAGCTGGACGGCTTGAACTTGGTGGTGCGTGAAAACTTGACAGGCATACGGGTCATCCGCGCGTTCAACCGCGAAACAGAAGAAAAGGCCCGCATGCAAAAAGCCAACCGGGAGCTTGCGGATGTCTCCATCAAAGTCAATAAAGTCATGGCGTTTTTGATGCCGGTCATGATGCTGGTCATGAACATGACTGTTGTTGCCGTCATTTGGTTTGGCGGCATTCGCATTAATAACGGAGCTATGCAAATCGGGGATTTAATGGCGTTTATTCAATACGTCATGATGATTATGTTTGCACTTGTCATGGCATCCTTTATGTTCGTCATGATTCCGCGAGCTGCAGTGTCAGCGAAACGCATCAATGAGGTCCTGGAGATGCAGCCAGCATTCCAAGATGACGGCATGAAAAAAGCTGACCGGGAACGCGGCACCTTAGAGTTCGACGATGTGTCGTTTTATTACCCAGGGGCATCGGAGCCGGCATTATCGAACATCAGCTTTACCGCAAAGCCTGGTGAAATTACTGCCTTGATCGGCGGGACTGGTTCCGGCAAGTCGACGCTGGTCAATTTGGTGCCACGTTTTTATGAAGCTACGAGTGGTACAATCCGCGTGAACGGAGTCGATATCCGGCAAGCGCCACAGCAGGAAATCCGCTCAAAAATTGGCTTCGTGCCGCAAAAGTCCATTCTATTCACGGGAACGATTGCTGATAACATCCGATTTGGCAAGCAAGATGCGAGTCAAGTTGAATTGGATCAAGCGGCGAGCACCGCGCAAGCTGAAGAATTTATCCACAGAATGGACGGCGGTTACGAAGCGGAAATCGAACAAGGGGGTTCGAATTTGTCAGGCGGACAGAAACAGCGTTTGTCGATTGCCCGCGCCTTGATTCGCAAACCCGATTTATACATTTTCGACGACAGCTTTTCAGCGCTTGATTATAAAACCGACGCCAAGCTGCGCAAAGCGTTGAAAGACGAGACGAAAAACGCCACGGTGCTATTGGTGGCACAGCGCGTCAGCACGGTTGTCGACGCGGACCGCATCCTGGTTTTAGAAAACGGGCAAGTGGTCGGCATGGGGACCCATGATGAACTTTTAGAATCAAACGAAGTCTACCGTGAAATTGCCCTATCCCAATTGTCAGAGGAGGAGATCGCATGAGCCAGATGGGACCTCCACGCCCCGGAGCCAGTATGCCAGCGGAAAAAGCGAAAGATTTTAAAGGCACATTCCGCCGTCTTGTCTCTTATTTAAAGCCGCGCCGTAAAAAACTCGCGGCCGTCTTTTTCGTCGCAATTCTCAGTACCGTCTTCGCCATCGTCGGGCCGAAAATTATGGGGATGGCCATCACTGAATTATTCGAAGGTGCCTATGGCCAATTGCAAGGCGTGCCGGGTGGCGGCATCGACTTCGGCGTGATCGGCCAAATCCTTAGCGTGCTCGCAGGTCTTTATGTATTCAGCAGCCTGTTCAGTTACCTCCAGCAATACATGATGTCGACAGTGGCACAAGATACCGTCTATGATTTGCGCCAAGACGTCAATAAAAAGCTCGAAAAATTGCCGCTCGAGTATTTTGACGGCCGGCCGAATGGTGAAACCTTGAGCCGCATGACCAATGACATCGATACGATCGGCAGCACCTTGCAGCAAAGCCTGACGCAGTTTATCACTTCGATCGTGACGCTTGTCGGGATTCTGATTATGATGCTGACGATCAGCCCGTTATTGACCTTGATCGCAGTCGTGTCTTTGCCCTTATCGTTGTTTGTCATTGGGCCGATTTTGAAACGATCGCAGAAATACTTCAGCAGCCAGCAAAAAAATCTTGGCCGACTCAATGGCCATGTCGAGGAAATGTACACCGGCCACCAAGTCGTCAAAGCGTTCGGCCATGAAGCCAAATCGAACGAGCAATTCGATGCGGTCAACGCCGAACTCTATGACGCCGGGCGCAAAGCACAATTCATCTCCGGTATCATCATGCCGATGATGAGCTTGATTGGAAATTTGAGCTATGTGTTAATCAGCATCGTCGGCGGTGTGCTGGTCATCCAGCGCGCTATTTCGATCGGGGATATCCAGGCATTCATCACCTATTCCAAACAATTCACTCAGCCGATTACCCAAACGGCGAATATCGCCAATATTATCCAGTCTACGGTAGCCGCAGCGGAACGCGTGTTTGAATTATTGGATGAGACAGAAGAAAGAGAAGAAGTGTCAACATCTGTACTTGCGCGCGCGAAAGGTGCAGTGGCGTTTGAAGAAGTCGATTTCGGCTATGGCGAAAATTTGCTGATTGAAAACATGAACATCGATGTTCAACCAGGTCAAACCGTGGCGATTGTCGGTCCGACGGGTGCCGGCAAGACGACATTGATCAATTTATTAATGCGTTTCTACGAATTAAAAGGCGGCCGCATCACCATCGATAGCCTGGACTCGCGGGAGATGTCGCGCCGTGAGTTGCGCCATAATTTCGGCATGGTATTGCAAGATACATGGCTTTTTAACGGTACAATTCGCGACAATATCAGCTATGGCAAGACCGGGGCTTCTGAAGAGGAAATCCAGGCAGCGGCTAAAGCGGCGCACGCCGATCATTTTATCCGAACTTTGCCGGACGGCTACGATACGGTGCTGAATCAGGAAGTATCGAATATTTCACAAGGGCAAAAGCAATTATTGACCATTGCCCGCGCAATTCTCGCGGATCCACCGATCATGATTTTGGACGAAGCAACATCCAGTGTCGATACCCGGACAGAGATTTTGATCCAGCAGGCGATGAACCGTTTGATGGCTGGGCGCACGAGTTTTGTCATCGCGCACCGGTTGTCGACGATCAAGCATGCTGACTTGATCCTCGTGATGGATCAAGGGAAAGTTATTGAACAAGGTACGCATCAACAGCTGCTCGATGAAGACGGGTTTTATGCGGATTTGTACCGCAGCCAGTTTTCCGCAAAAGTGGCCATCTAATACTGAAAAAAGCCCCTGTGCATGATGCGCAGGGGCTTTTGTGGATTAATGCGGCTTCTGGCTTTCGATGGTCAAAAACAACCCGCCATAATAAGAATCGACTTTGAGAATCTCGAGCGGCGACCGGTTCACCAAATCGAGTGTATCGCGGTCTAGGTGGCAGCCGTCGCAGATCTTTTTCCAGACAGGCGTCAAGGATTGCTGGGTTTTGCCCATGAGCGGCTGGTCCATTTTGACATGCTCGAACATCAGGATCTTGGCACCGGGTTTACTGACGCGATAGATTTCCTCGAGTGCTTTTACCGGGTCTGGTATCGTGCAGAATACCAAAGTCGCAACGACCGTATCAAAGCAATTATCAGCAAAGGGCAGTTTTTCGGCGACGGCCTCGTAAGTGTGGATTGGCGTCTTTGATTTTCGGATGCGCTTGTAGGCTTGTTTGCTCATGTCGGGATTCGGCTCAATGGCGTCGACTCGGTCGGCCCCTTGATAATAGCGGAAGTTCGCGCCGGTACCGAAGCCGATCTCGAGCACATGGCCTTGTGCTTGCTGGACGAGATTTTTGCGTATCTTCTCAAAGCGGGTTTTTTCCAAGGGTTTCATGGCGGTGTCGTATATATGGGGCAAAAATCCAGCCATTGTGATCATCTCCTCTTTTACTGGATGGCGTCTTTCTATACCATTCCCTTTTCCCCTTCGATCTCCTGTTTATTCTCGGAATGAACAATTATACAAAAACTATACAATAAGCGTTTTTAAGCTTATTATGAAGGGAATAACAAGGACAATGGCGGGAGAGCGAAGAAAGCTCTATAGAACCATTTTCGTGTGGATCAGGATACATATCTAAGAAAAAAGGGGCGGTACATATATGGGGAAGGCGAAAAAATCCGTGATCGTGATCGGTGGCGGCCTGGGTGGCTTGTCGGCAGCAATTTCATTGCAGCAACAAGGCTATGAGGTAGCATTGTATGAAAAGAACGACCATATCGGCGGAAAAGTGAACCGTCTGGAACGTGATGGGTTTGGCTTTGACCTCGGCCCGTCCATTTTGACGATGCCGCATATTTTTGACCGTTTATTCAAAGGCAGTGGCAAGAACATGGCAGATTACGTGCCAATGCAGCGCTTAGAACGCGAATGGCGCTCGTTTTTCCCAGACAGCACGGTTATCGATTTGTACCACGACCTTCATTTGATGGAGCGGGCAAATCCGGCTTTGTCGAAAAAGGATATGAAAGAATATTACGCATTGCTCAAGTACGCGAAGAAAATTTATGAGACGACTGAGCGCAGCTATTTGAAGGAAGGTTTCGAGTCGCCGAAAGAAGCTGTCGCACAAAACGGCATCCTCGCAACTTTGACCGGCTTCGATTTGACCTCAACGATGTACAGCGCGATCTCCAAACGCATCAGCAATCCTCATTTGCGCGATATGCTGTCGTACTACGTGAAATACGTCGGGTCTTCGCCTTATAGCGCACCCGCTGTTCTCAATATGATGATTTACATGCAGCATGCGCAAGGCTGCTGGTACGTACCAGGCGGCATGCACAACTTGGCAGGTGGAATGGAAAAGCTCGCCCGTGAAATCGGCGTCGACATTCATACCGGCATGGGCGTCATCCGTGCTTTAACAAGTGCTGAAGGCCGAATTACAGGAGTCGAACTTGAAGACGGCTCTTTCCAAAAAGCGGATTATTACGTATCGAATATGGAAGTTATCCCGTTCTACCGGAAAATGGTCAAGGCAGAGCATGAGTTTGTCGAGGGGCTCGAGAAGAAATACGAACCTGCAAGTTCTGGACTCGTCTTGCATCTTGGCGTCAAGAAGACCTATCCGCAGTTGAATCATCATAATTTCTTTTTCTCGGACAATTTGAAAGAGCAAATGGACAAAGTGTTCGAGCGCCACGAGCTGCCGGACGACCCGACGATCTACCTCGTCAACGTCAATAAAACCGACCCGACGCAAGCACCGGAAGGACATGAGAATATCAAAATCCTGCCGCATATTCCGTATATCCAAGATAATCCGTTCACCCCGGAACAGTACAAGGAATTCGAAGACCGCGTCATCGATAAGCTTGAACGTATGGGGCTTGAGGGTTTGCGTGAAAACATCGTGGTGCGCGATGTCTGGACGCCGCATGATATTGAGCGAATCTATGGCTCGGACCGCGGCGCGATTTATGGCACAGTTTCCGATAAGAATCAAAACGGCGGATTCAAACACAAAAAGCAAAGCGAACTCTACGACAATCTGTATTTTGTTGGCGGTACCGTCAATCCAGGCGGC
This is a stretch of genomic DNA from Planococcus maritimus. It encodes these proteins:
- a CDS encoding EAL domain-containing protein gives rise to the protein MEQNQTRYSRLAHITKLINTNLELRPLLEQVVTAISEEVMRCDSVGIYLPQEDGKFRGYVGKPEVINGMTLDMHVVDTDYDLLAKEVIETQQTIYIPDTATDGRPDPRAVAGFGIKSLLALPISYEGELFGLVFLFDYGIPMDLSADEIQTVEAYVNMAGVAIRNVKNLQRKESLLSEKQMLLDLTRDLSMSSTLPEVLDICLHYTGQVLNIDNIGVHLLDPVAGAKLKPSYLSDKSKWTEEDWLKKHEEMEFDPSVDPAFAAVMKTKKPLYILDVEKDSRVNQDVCEMFGIKRMLFLPFVTMGEMLGAMVLVNFDTSDPVFNESHIHLAQSIAEATSSLLSNLLFMEKQEMIIHERTSEIRVKNDELQKAISQLENLGRQNELVLSSVEDGIFGLDLEGKITFCNRAAEAALGYAKGELIGQCYSVILNKENVLSTASLSLKQDLKFRKKNGVDFSVEYVVSAVKEDGKMIGEVVTFRDITKRKQLEKEITHLAYYDHLTDLPNRVLLDYFLNQEIEKAKLTGQQLAVLYLDLDRFKIINDSLGHSYGDILLKKVADRISQYMPDHAFVSRQGGDEFTVVLPGFDSLAELMDLVDCLVDSFTDPFVLKGNEVHIKASIGISAFPEDGETAEVLIKNADAAMYKSKEKSGTFYHFFRSDMNTRNLESIFLENALYKALENNELLLHFQPQIDCRTERMIGAEALIRWNHPTKGMISPVEFIPTAEATGLIVPIGKWVLECACAQLKKWHDEGRTELSVSVNLSGRQFEEDDLVSMIELVLKQTGINPESLHIELTENQIFRNTHMTLDKMRELKMLGIKIALDDFGTGYSSLGYLKNFPIDTLKIDRSFMVDILTDKNNAAITSTIITLAQNLGLDVIAEGVETKAQLAFLSAKDCFYIQGYYYSKPLGVEELAAYIDRAAPISSSDSRHL
- a CDS encoding MarR family winged helix-turn-helix transcriptional regulator produces the protein MKEENEITTYMQLMLSFAEVQKNMLRIIQQSAAEKELSIPQYSIVMTLFRCSNITQKSIGDQTFLPKSTLSQAVDGLAKEGYVIRKSMEKDRREMCLELSNSGLALAEKLHLQENGLHQLFKTASSQFTEYQIKELIAAHRNISASLTKTKRQGATTCSKS
- a CDS encoding ABC transporter ATP-binding protein; translated protein: MLKILKNLSPYKWVVVGVIALVFGQSMAELFLPTLMADIIDNGVVQGNIPYIWRIGGWMLLVSAVGAAAAIFASYYSAKAAMGLGRDLRQKVFKHVGQFSLQEFDEVGTASLITRTTNDITQVQQVVIMMLRMVISAPIMLVGGLILAISKDAQLSLVIIGAMPVLAVSILLILKYGMPLFQQVQKQLDGLNLVVRENLTGIRVIRAFNRETEEKARMQKANRELADVSIKVNKVMAFLMPVMMLVMNMTVVAVIWFGGIRINNGAMQIGDLMAFIQYVMMIMFALVMASFMFVMIPRAAVSAKRINEVLEMQPAFQDDGMKKADRERGTLEFDDVSFYYPGASEPALSNISFTAKPGEITALIGGTGSGKSTLVNLVPRFYEATSGTIRVNGVDIRQAPQQEIRSKIGFVPQKSILFTGTIADNIRFGKQDASQVELDQAASTAQAEEFIHRMDGGYEAEIEQGGSNLSGGQKQRLSIARALIRKPDLYIFDDSFSALDYKTDAKLRKALKDETKNATVLLVAQRVSTVVDADRILVLENGQVVGMGTHDELLESNEVYREIALSQLSEEEIA
- a CDS encoding ABC transporter ATP-binding protein; protein product: MSQMGPPRPGASMPAEKAKDFKGTFRRLVSYLKPRRKKLAAVFFVAILSTVFAIVGPKIMGMAITELFEGAYGQLQGVPGGGIDFGVIGQILSVLAGLYVFSSLFSYLQQYMMSTVAQDTVYDLRQDVNKKLEKLPLEYFDGRPNGETLSRMTNDIDTIGSTLQQSLTQFITSIVTLVGILIMMLTISPLLTLIAVVSLPLSLFVIGPILKRSQKYFSSQQKNLGRLNGHVEEMYTGHQVVKAFGHEAKSNEQFDAVNAELYDAGRKAQFISGIIMPMMSLIGNLSYVLISIVGGVLVIQRAISIGDIQAFITYSKQFTQPITQTANIANIIQSTVAAAERVFELLDETEEREEVSTSVLARAKGAVAFEEVDFGYGENLLIENMNIDVQPGQTVAIVGPTGAGKTTLINLLMRFYELKGGRITIDSLDSREMSRRELRHNFGMVLQDTWLFNGTIRDNISYGKTGASEEEIQAAAKAAHADHFIRTLPDGYDTVLNQEVSNISQGQKQLLTIARAILADPPIMILDEATSSVDTRTEILIQQAMNRLMAGRTSFVIAHRLSTIKHADLILVMDQGKVIEQGTHQQLLDEDGFYADLYRSQFSAKVAI
- a CDS encoding class I SAM-dependent methyltransferase, which gives rise to MAGFLPHIYDTAMKPLEKTRFEKIRKNLVQQAQGHVLEIGFGTGANFRYYQGADRVDAIEPNPDMSKQAYKRIRKSKTPIHTYEAVAEKLPFADNCFDTVVATLVFCTIPDPVKALEEIYRVSKPGAKILMFEHVKMDQPLMGKTQQSLTPVWKKICDGCHLDRDTLDLVNRSPLEILKVDSYYGGLFLTIESQKPH
- a CDS encoding phytoene desaturase family protein, whose translation is MGKAKKSVIVIGGGLGGLSAAISLQQQGYEVALYEKNDHIGGKVNRLERDGFGFDLGPSILTMPHIFDRLFKGSGKNMADYVPMQRLEREWRSFFPDSTVIDLYHDLHLMERANPALSKKDMKEYYALLKYAKKIYETTERSYLKEGFESPKEAVAQNGILATLTGFDLTSTMYSAISKRISNPHLRDMLSYYVKYVGSSPYSAPAVLNMMIYMQHAQGCWYVPGGMHNLAGGMEKLAREIGVDIHTGMGVIRALTSAEGRITGVELEDGSFQKADYYVSNMEVIPFYRKMVKAEHEFVEGLEKKYEPASSGLVLHLGVKKTYPQLNHHNFFFSDNLKEQMDKVFERHELPDDPTIYLVNVNKTDPTQAPEGHENIKILPHIPYIQDNPFTPEQYKEFEDRVIDKLERMGLEGLRENIVVRDVWTPHDIERIYGSDRGAIYGTVSDKNQNGGFKHKKQSELYDNLYFVGGTVNPGGGMPMVTLSGQQVSDKIVKRDKEEERL